One region of Acaryochloris thomasi RCC1774 genomic DNA includes:
- the kaiC gene encoding circadian clock protein KaiC, protein MSSNQKFADIQADECVEKLHTAIPGLDLIAEGGLPQGRVTLLSGTAGSGKTVLAAQFLAAGIVHCDQPGVFITFEEPPKAIRKNMRGFGWTIAQWESEQKWAFVDVSPQPHQPPTVTGEYDMGPLLARIEYAIRSIKAKRVVLDSLGSIFNRIPDQALVREELFRLALALGELGVTTIVTAERAAEHGEVARFGVEEFVTDDVIILRNALEAEKRRRTVEILKFRGTSHQKGEYPFTILPDEGLIVIPLSAMELTQTSTDERITSGILELDDLCNGGFFQDSVILVSGPTGTGKTLLVTQFLDGGFKNDERCLLFAFEESRDQLNRNATGWGVDFDAMEEAGLLKIVCRYPESTGLEDHLIRMKEVMEAYKPNRVAVDSLSALERVSTEKGFREFVISLTSFIKAQKTAGLFTATTANLLGGTSVTEAHISTITDSIILLRYVEMFGEMRRGMTVLKMRGSMHVKDIREFRIDGSGAHIGKPLRNINGILSGNFSYMNQGELDRMSQLFSEPSAH, encoded by the coding sequence ATGAGTTCCAATCAAAAGTTTGCAGACATCCAGGCTGATGAATGTGTAGAAAAACTACACACGGCTATCCCTGGTTTAGACCTTATTGCAGAGGGCGGCCTGCCTCAAGGACGAGTGACATTACTCTCTGGGACCGCAGGCAGCGGAAAAACAGTGTTAGCGGCCCAGTTTCTGGCTGCAGGCATCGTGCACTGCGACCAGCCAGGGGTGTTTATCACGTTCGAAGAACCGCCCAAGGCGATCCGCAAAAATATGCGTGGATTTGGCTGGACGATTGCGCAATGGGAATCAGAGCAGAAATGGGCGTTTGTGGATGTGTCCCCTCAGCCTCATCAACCACCAACGGTGACGGGCGAGTATGACATGGGGCCGCTGCTGGCCCGTATTGAGTATGCCATTCGTAGTATCAAGGCGAAACGAGTGGTGCTTGACTCCCTCGGCTCAATTTTTAATCGAATTCCCGATCAAGCTTTAGTGCGCGAGGAACTCTTTCGATTGGCGCTTGCGTTAGGTGAGCTAGGAGTTACAACTATCGTCACTGCTGAGCGTGCCGCTGAACATGGTGAAGTGGCTCGTTTTGGCGTCGAAGAATTTGTGACGGATGACGTGATTATTCTTCGCAATGCCCTCGAAGCCGAAAAAAGACGCCGAACGGTAGAGATTCTAAAGTTTCGAGGCACCTCTCACCAAAAAGGTGAGTATCCGTTCACAATTTTGCCAGATGAAGGACTGATCGTAATTCCACTATCTGCGATGGAGCTGACCCAAACGTCTACTGATGAGAGGATTACGTCAGGGATATTGGAGTTAGATGACCTGTGCAACGGTGGCTTTTTCCAAGATTCGGTGATTTTGGTGTCAGGACCAACAGGCACCGGTAAAACACTCCTGGTGACTCAGTTTTTGGATGGCGGCTTCAAAAATGACGAGCGCTGCCTGTTATTTGCCTTTGAAGAAAGTCGCGATCAGCTTAATCGTAATGCAACCGGCTGGGGCGTCGATTTTGATGCAATGGAAGAAGCCGGTCTGCTGAAAATAGTTTGCCGCTACCCTGAATCGACTGGATTAGAAGATCACCTGATCCGGATGAAAGAAGTCATGGAGGCTTATAAACCCAATCGTGTCGCCGTTGATAGTCTTTCTGCACTGGAACGGGTTTCGACGGAAAAAGGCTTTAGAGAGTTCGTGATTAGCCTGACTTCGTTTATCAAGGCCCAGAAGACCGCTGGTTTATTCACTGCGACCACCGCCAATTTGTTAGGAGGCACCTCGGTAACAGAGGCACATATTTCTACCATTACGGACTCCATTATTTTGTTGCGGTATGTGGAGATGTTCGGTGAGATGCGTCGCGGGATGACGGTGCTGAAAATGCGAGGTTCCATGCATGTGAAGGATATTCGGGAGTTTCGGATTGATGGAAGCGGCGCCCATATCGGTAAGCCGCTTCGCAACATCAATGGCATCCTTTCTGGCAACTTTTCCTATATGAATCAGGGTGAATTAGATAGAATGAGTCAGCTCTTTAGTGAACCTTCTGCTCATTGA
- a CDS encoding EAL domain-containing protein, which yields MPTGSIKLLVIDDDPVDIKLLSTYLSGHPQLRFELQAAHSLSEGLSCLKQDDVDVVLLDLFLQDGGEGLPTFRRLYDHCRDIPIVILTGLQDESLAVCALREGAQDYLTKGNFDCNLLGRTIRYAIERHHLHTQIESQNQALRRSDHELRNLIERNIDGILILDENGTIQFANAAAAKLLGQPASEMVQECFGVPLVPNHMVEVEIPGSPEKSKNAELRVVELTWEGKKAYLASLRDVTQQKESEVTLQQLAYSDSLTHLANRALFMERLRQTLARAHRHCDRPFMVMFIDLDHFKQVNDTLGHSAGDQLLVHVSHQLQHCIRPEDTLARLGGDEFAIILEDITEVGDAIRIAERILGQLSQPYTLQGHDCLISGSIGIVSSQNQLTKTAYPDIESLLRDADIAMYRAKQEGKARYAVFDHRAQAKAMLEFELEAELRRAVAQQELCLFYQPIVRLKTGKICGFEALVRWKHPRRGLLVPGEFMPVAERTDLIAEIDTWVLQSACQQFQWWNTQGLSQQLGTVSVNVSGRRLAQKSFIEQTQQALHRSGLSPHHLQLEITEDIILTNTQTVVSSLEHLRALGCKLSIDDFGTGYSSLSRLHSFPLDTLKVDRSFLLQAARQQNHWSIVQAIINLSTDLGLSVVAEGIETNEQCDRLRQLSCSKGQGYLFSRPVTQEKATQLLRANQSYLEPVVCPTTALQYA from the coding sequence ATGCCTACAGGTTCTATTAAGCTTCTAGTAATTGATGACGACCCCGTCGATATTAAGCTCCTGTCGACGTACTTGTCTGGCCACCCACAGCTTCGGTTTGAACTTCAAGCGGCTCATAGTCTGTCAGAGGGCTTGAGCTGCTTAAAGCAGGATGATGTCGATGTTGTTTTATTAGACTTGTTCTTGCAAGATGGCGGGGAGGGGCTTCCCACTTTTCGAAGACTCTATGACCACTGTCGAGATATACCAATTGTTATCTTGACTGGGCTGCAAGATGAGTCGTTAGCGGTCTGTGCACTCCGAGAAGGTGCTCAAGACTATCTCACAAAAGGAAACTTCGACTGCAATTTATTAGGGCGAACGATTCGGTACGCAATTGAACGACATCATTTGCATACGCAGATTGAATCCCAAAATCAAGCATTACGACGGAGCGATCACGAGCTGCGCAACCTAATTGAGCGGAATATAGACGGCATCCTGATCTTGGATGAGAACGGCACTATTCAATTTGCTAACGCGGCCGCGGCCAAGCTTCTAGGACAGCCTGCCTCTGAGATGGTTCAAGAGTGCTTTGGGGTTCCCTTGGTCCCCAATCATATGGTTGAGGTGGAAATCCCAGGATCCCCTGAAAAATCCAAAAATGCTGAACTACGTGTGGTGGAGCTGACCTGGGAGGGGAAGAAAGCCTATCTTGCTTCTTTACGAGACGTGACTCAGCAAAAGGAATCAGAGGTAACTCTACAGCAATTAGCCTACAGTGATTCGCTGACGCATCTTGCCAATCGGGCATTGTTTATGGAGCGTCTGCGTCAAACCTTAGCCCGTGCTCATCGTCATTGTGATCGTCCGTTTATGGTGATGTTTATCGACCTTGATCACTTCAAGCAGGTAAACGATACGCTAGGTCACTCTGCGGGCGATCAGTTGCTGGTTCATGTGAGTCATCAACTGCAACACTGTATTCGGCCAGAGGATACGCTGGCTCGATTGGGTGGTGATGAATTTGCCATCATTCTGGAAGATATCACTGAGGTTGGGGACGCCATTCGCATCGCAGAGCGCATCTTAGGGCAATTATCTCAGCCTTATACTTTGCAAGGACATGATTGTCTCATCAGTGGCAGTATTGGCATTGTCTCTAGCCAAAATCAGCTCACGAAAACAGCCTATCCTGATATCGAAAGCTTGCTTCGAGACGCTGATATTGCGATGTACCGAGCCAAGCAGGAAGGGAAAGCTCGATACGCTGTCTTTGATCACCGTGCGCAGGCCAAGGCAATGCTGGAGTTTGAGCTTGAGGCAGAGCTGCGACGTGCGGTTGCTCAACAGGAACTCTGTTTGTTCTATCAGCCCATTGTGCGTTTAAAGACCGGAAAGATCTGTGGTTTTGAAGCGTTAGTGCGTTGGAAGCATCCTCGGCGAGGTCTTCTGGTACCTGGAGAGTTCATGCCCGTCGCGGAACGAACCGATTTAATTGCTGAGATCGATACTTGGGTGCTGCAATCAGCCTGTCAGCAGTTTCAGTGGTGGAATACGCAAGGGCTCAGTCAACAACTAGGAACGGTGAGCGTTAATGTATCGGGTCGCCGCTTGGCTCAAAAATCTTTTATCGAGCAAACGCAGCAGGCTCTGCACCGTAGTGGTCTATCGCCGCACCATCTACAGCTAGAAATTACTGAAGATATCATTCTGACCAATACGCAAACGGTGGTGAGCAGCTTAGAGCATCTGCGAGCTTTGGGATGCAAATTGAGCATTGATGACTTTGGTACTGGGTATTCTTCGCTCAGTAGACTGCATTCATTTCCGCTCGATACGCTGAAGGTGGATCGTTCCTTTTTGCTACAGGCCGCTCGCCAACAGAACCACTGGTCGATTGTGCAGGCGATTATTAACTTGTCCACCGATTTGGGCTTGAGTGTCGTTGCTGAGGGGATTGAAACCAATGAACAGTGTGATCGACTACGGCAACTTTCCTGTAGCAAGGGACAAGGATACCTCTTCTCGAGACCCGTCACTCAAGAGAAAGCAACCCAGTTATTGAGGGCCAATCAGTCATACCTTGAACCGGTCGTTTGCCCGACGACGGCTCTGCAATATGCATGA
- the prmA gene encoding 50S ribosomal protein L11 methyltransferase, which produces MTQWWEISVTADPLLDDPICWRLQEQGCLGTASQQTDQSFMVRGYLPESQAPDLEQIAAMLRQDVAEMGCGDLTVTWQIVPEEDWAKSWKAHWHPEEIGDRLLIHPAWLPLPDTDRLVVTLNPGVAFGTGAHATTQLCLRALESQSAETLADLGCGSGILSIAAALLGVQRVYGVDTDPLAVDAARESRNLNGIAADRIQFDLGSIEQVIATDQLVDGFVCNILAEVIVQLMPQFRSIVRPGAWGLLSGLLVSQAAMITDALSEHGWQVMEMTQQEDWCCLQIR; this is translated from the coding sequence GTGACGCAATGGTGGGAAATCTCGGTCACGGCTGATCCGCTTCTAGACGACCCAATTTGCTGGCGGTTGCAAGAGCAAGGCTGCTTAGGCACTGCCAGCCAACAAACGGATCAGTCCTTTATGGTGCGGGGCTACCTACCCGAGAGTCAGGCTCCTGATCTAGAACAGATTGCCGCTATGCTGCGTCAGGATGTGGCAGAGATGGGGTGTGGCGACTTGACCGTAACCTGGCAGATTGTCCCGGAGGAGGACTGGGCCAAAAGCTGGAAAGCCCACTGGCACCCAGAAGAGATCGGTGATCGTTTGCTGATCCATCCCGCGTGGTTACCGCTGCCAGACACAGATCGACTGGTGGTAACGCTCAACCCAGGCGTGGCTTTTGGAACTGGCGCTCATGCCACGACGCAGCTCTGCTTAAGGGCATTGGAGTCACAGTCGGCAGAAACCCTGGCCGATCTTGGGTGTGGCTCAGGCATCTTATCGATCGCGGCGGCTCTGCTGGGCGTGCAGCGAGTGTATGGTGTCGATACCGATCCGCTGGCCGTCGATGCCGCACGGGAAAGTCGTAACCTTAATGGCATAGCTGCCGATCGCATTCAGTTTGATCTCGGCAGTATTGAGCAGGTGATTGCGACAGATCAGCTTGTCGATGGCTTTGTCTGCAATATTTTGGCAGAGGTGATTGTGCAGCTCATGCCTCAGTTTAGGTCTATTGTGCGGCCCGGTGCCTGGGGACTCTTGAGCGGCCTTTTGGTGAGTCAAGCCGCAATGATTACCGATGCTCTATCTGAACACGGCTGGCAGGTTATGGAGATGACACAGCAAGAGGACTGGTGCTGCCTTCAGATTCGCTAG
- a CDS encoding pyridoxal-phosphate-dependent aminotransferase family protein, with translation MNASLLINENHRIQTQQLDVPPRLLLGPGPSNAHPRVLQALGMRQIGHLDPQFIELMNEIQSLLKYAWQTDNPLTIPVSATGSAAMEGTLANTIEAGDVVLVGINGYFGHRLVDMAGRYGADVRKLTKPWGEVFNLDELRAGLEEHRPAILALVHAETSTGACQPLEDVGDLCREYDCLLLADTVTSLGGVPLLLDEWGVDMAYSGSQKCLSCPPGIAPFTLGPRAVNKLSQRKTPVPNWYLDMALVAQYWGTERTYHHTAPINMNYALREALRLVADEGLEARWARHRHTAELFWEGLAEMGIKCHVEAQYRLPSLTTVCIPEGIDGKAVTRQLLANYNIEIGNGLGELAGKAWRVGLMGFNSRPENVTLLLTALKEVLAKEGYSAS, from the coding sequence ATGAACGCATCCTTACTCATCAACGAAAACCACCGCATTCAAACCCAGCAGCTCGACGTTCCCCCGCGCCTTCTTCTGGGCCCAGGACCATCCAACGCCCATCCTCGCGTTCTCCAGGCTTTGGGCATGCGCCAGATCGGCCATCTTGACCCTCAATTCATCGAGCTGATGAATGAAATCCAAAGTCTCCTTAAATATGCGTGGCAAACCGATAACCCCTTGACCATTCCCGTGAGCGCCACCGGCAGCGCCGCCATGGAGGGCACGCTTGCCAACACAATCGAAGCAGGGGATGTGGTCCTGGTCGGCATCAACGGATACTTCGGTCATCGCTTAGTTGATATGGCCGGTCGCTACGGAGCCGACGTTCGCAAGCTCACAAAACCCTGGGGAGAAGTCTTCAATCTTGATGAGCTTAGAGCAGGACTGGAAGAACACCGTCCCGCCATCTTGGCCCTAGTCCACGCCGAAACCTCCACCGGAGCCTGTCAGCCTCTCGAAGACGTGGGTGACCTCTGCCGTGAGTACGATTGTCTACTGCTCGCAGATACGGTCACGAGCCTAGGCGGTGTTCCCCTCTTACTAGACGAATGGGGCGTTGATATGGCCTATAGCGGCAGTCAAAAGTGCCTAAGCTGTCCTCCCGGCATTGCCCCGTTCACCCTCGGCCCCCGTGCCGTGAACAAGCTATCTCAACGAAAAACACCAGTGCCGAACTGGTATCTCGACATGGCCCTGGTGGCCCAGTATTGGGGAACAGAGCGCACCTACCATCACACCGCTCCCATCAACATGAACTATGCGCTTCGGGAGGCCCTCCGGCTAGTCGCAGATGAAGGATTAGAGGCCCGATGGGCCAGACACCGCCACACAGCAGAGCTATTCTGGGAAGGGCTAGCAGAGATGGGTATCAAATGTCACGTTGAGGCTCAATATCGTCTGCCGTCGCTGACAACGGTGTGCATTCCAGAAGGTATTGATGGCAAAGCCGTCACCCGTCAGCTTCTAGCAAATTACAATATTGAGATCGGCAACGGCCTAGGTGAACTCGCAGGTAAAGCCTGGCGCGTCGGCCTCATGGGCTTCAACAGTCGCCCTGAGAATGTGACGCTGTTGCTCACGGCCCTAAAAGAAGTTTTGGCCAAGGAAGGTTACAGCGCTTCCTAG
- a CDS encoding DUF1818 family protein has product MPQQLQQGEGWRLGWNPDANDFRALVGANDWAVELTGPEFDDFSRLLSELLETLAQMQSELMDSEAIACEATSDLLWIQVHGYPPKFQLSFMLHHGRRAEGSWDEAATAAFVTALQTIQHLSDS; this is encoded by the coding sequence GTGCCTCAACAACTGCAGCAGGGAGAGGGCTGGCGGCTGGGCTGGAATCCTGACGCAAACGACTTTCGCGCCTTAGTCGGGGCTAATGATTGGGCTGTCGAATTGACGGGGCCTGAGTTTGATGACTTCAGCCGGTTATTATCGGAGCTACTGGAAACCCTCGCGCAGATGCAGTCAGAACTGATGGACTCAGAGGCCATTGCCTGCGAAGCCACAAGCGATCTGCTCTGGATACAGGTTCACGGCTATCCCCCGAAGTTTCAGCTCAGCTTTATGCTGCACCACGGGCGTCGCGCTGAAGGCAGTTGGGATGAGGCCGCAACGGCTGCTTTTGTCACCGCTCTGCAAACCATTCAGCATTTATCAGATTCATAG
- a CDS encoding circadian clock KaiB family protein — protein sequence MSKILLTLYITGRTPKGERAIANLSQICDSQFPDQYQIKIIDVLEQPYLAEQEKILVTPTLIKQLPPPLRRLIGDLSDQEQVLVGLNVHPQ from the coding sequence ATGAGCAAGATTCTGCTAACGCTTTATATTACTGGACGGACCCCAAAGGGAGAAAGGGCGATTGCAAACCTTTCACAAATATGTGACTCACAATTTCCAGACCAGTATCAAATCAAAATTATCGACGTGCTTGAGCAACCTTACCTAGCAGAGCAAGAAAAGATATTGGTAACGCCTACTTTGATCAAGCAGCTCCCTCCACCTCTAAGACGCCTCATTGGCGATCTATCTGATCAAGAGCAAGTATTGGTCGGTTTGAACGTGCACCCCCAATAA
- a CDS encoding response regulator, with amino-acid sequence MTTAPIMEPIKLLIIEDDTGDLELLEAYLEPMESEVIEVVVCQWLRDAKQQLESQRFDLILLDLSLPDSRGLDTFRKIQGFAPTVPVVILSGLSDQDLSLQAVRLGAQDYLTKDQVNSQILLRSIHYAVERHRLLLQAGQTERQTQNERDLYLLESLPTQQSTVTAMLYNSASLKASFPDEFQQMVQQYGRLMDLALEKRMFQLGSSLSDQLQAVAENLAFYQVGPRDVIEIHTAAVQTKTADSPSEKTTAYLEESRFLVLELMGYLVAYYRRYCVRVNQPKIKP; translated from the coding sequence ATGACTACGGCCCCCATTATGGAACCCATCAAGCTATTAATCATTGAGGATGACACTGGTGACCTCGAGCTACTGGAAGCGTACCTTGAGCCAATGGAATCGGAAGTCATTGAAGTTGTTGTCTGTCAATGGCTTCGGGATGCGAAACAACAGTTAGAATCGCAACGTTTTGACCTAATTCTCTTGGATTTATCCCTACCAGATAGTAGAGGATTAGACACCTTTAGAAAAATTCAGGGTTTTGCGCCTACAGTACCCGTTGTGATTCTCAGTGGCCTCAGTGATCAAGATCTATCATTGCAGGCTGTCCGCTTAGGTGCTCAAGACTATTTAACAAAAGACCAGGTCAATAGCCAGATTCTGTTGCGATCTATTCATTACGCCGTTGAGCGGCACAGGCTCCTATTACAGGCTGGCCAAACGGAGCGGCAAACCCAGAATGAACGTGACCTATATCTGCTGGAATCTTTACCCACCCAGCAAAGCACTGTTACTGCGATGTTGTATAACTCAGCCTCGCTCAAAGCCAGTTTCCCTGATGAGTTTCAGCAAATGGTTCAGCAGTATGGCCGATTGATGGATCTAGCCTTAGAAAAGCGTATGTTTCAGCTCGGTAGCTCGCTTTCTGACCAGCTTCAGGCTGTGGCAGAAAACCTTGCTTTTTATCAAGTTGGCCCCCGCGACGTGATTGAAATTCATACCGCTGCCGTTCAAACGAAGACCGCTGATTCGCCTTCCGAGAAAACAACCGCCTATCTGGAAGAATCTCGTTTTCTAGTGCTAGAGCTGATGGGATATTTGGTCGCTTACTACCGTCGCTATTGTGTTAGAGTCAATCAGCCCAAAATAAAGCCATAA
- a CDS encoding vWA domain-containing protein translates to MVGQPEFVENPENRCPVILLVDTSSSMQGAPMAALNTGLEAFQDAILQDEQAALRVDVAIVSFGPVELVQDFVTIDHFVPPTLVAQGLTPMGEALTYALDLLEDRKQTYRTNGIQYYRPWVFLITDGAPNPTSPWQQAAQRIREAEAQRKMSFFAVGVQGADIYTLSQIAPAERPPLMLNGLDFRSMFLWLSDSMVRVSSSTVGGDMVALPPVGWGQIAT, encoded by the coding sequence ATGGTAGGACAACCGGAATTTGTTGAAAATCCCGAGAATCGGTGCCCTGTAATTTTATTGGTAGATACCTCTAGTTCAATGCAGGGTGCGCCTATGGCCGCTCTCAATACGGGCCTAGAAGCATTTCAAGATGCAATTCTCCAAGATGAGCAGGCCGCCCTGAGAGTGGATGTTGCGATCGTCAGCTTTGGCCCCGTGGAACTGGTCCAGGACTTCGTTACCATTGACCACTTTGTCCCACCGACCTTAGTCGCCCAGGGATTAACGCCTATGGGAGAAGCGTTGACCTACGCCCTCGATCTCCTTGAAGATCGTAAGCAAACCTATCGTACTAATGGGATTCAATACTATCGACCTTGGGTGTTTCTAATTACCGATGGAGCACCCAACCCAACCTCACCCTGGCAACAGGCCGCCCAGCGTATTCGAGAAGCTGAAGCCCAACGTAAGATGTCATTTTTTGCTGTCGGCGTCCAGGGCGCGGATATCTACACGCTTAGCCAAATCGCCCCTGCAGAGCGACCGCCTCTGATGCTAAACGGTCTAGACTTTCGGTCCATGTTCCTCTGGTTAAGTGACTCGATGGTTCGCGTTTCCAGCAGCACCGTTGGCGGCGATATGGTGGCGCTGCCGCCTGTTGGCTGGGGACAGATTGCAACTTAA
- a CDS encoding RelA/SpoT family protein, with product MNLATIPSDLQLPDWLQSCMIEVDGEAGKSPSDAQLICQAFQFGYQLHEGQRRASGEPYIAHPVAVAGLLRELGGSGSMIAAGFLHDVVEDTDITLEQLEEDFGAEVRHLVEGVTKISKFNFSTKTEREAENFRRMFLAMAQDIRVIVVKLADRLHNMRTLEHLPLAKQRRIAQETRDVFAPLANRLGIWRFKWELEDLAFKYLESEDYREMQTLIAEKRADREAQIEDAIATLQSRFSSLNLSHLEITGRPKHLYSIHQKMERQQKGFHQIFDVAAVRVIVSTHDECYRALAIVHDCFRPIPGRFKDYIGLPKPNRYQSLHTVVIGLGGRPVEVQIRTQEMHHIAELGIAAHWKYKESGNSRGGQWNAADEKFTWLRQLLEWQSDLKDAQEFLDNVKEDLFDSEVYIFTPKGDLVALGRGATPVDFAYRIHTEVGNHCCGARVNGRMVTLDTALTNGDIVEVMTQKSAHPSLDWLNFATSTSARNRIRQWYKRSHRDENIDRGRSMLEKELGKKGFDALLKSEPMQAVAQRCNYSTPEDLLAGLGYGEITLNLVVNRIRETNRDEQAKNGHDLATEAKDINLVSSTAAQRPEKTSDSPILGVEGLVYHIAGCCHPIPGESIIGVITLSNRGISIHRQGCSNVENIPGDRVIPVSWNTPKPQSKRQPTYPIELQIEVIDRVGVLKDILTRLTDNKVNVHKAQVKTFPGQTALITLGLDIEHCNQLDQISARIRQMSDILKLRRVSQLEECQRQEPQE from the coding sequence ATGAACCTGGCAACCATCCCTTCTGATCTTCAACTCCCTGACTGGTTGCAAAGCTGCATGATTGAGGTTGATGGAGAGGCTGGAAAGAGTCCATCAGACGCACAACTGATCTGCCAGGCTTTTCAATTCGGTTATCAGCTTCATGAGGGGCAGCGCCGAGCATCTGGGGAGCCTTACATTGCTCATCCGGTGGCGGTGGCGGGTCTATTGCGGGAGCTGGGGGGGAGCGGTTCGATGATCGCAGCGGGCTTCTTGCATGATGTTGTTGAAGATACTGACATTACGCTAGAGCAGCTCGAGGAAGATTTCGGGGCTGAGGTGCGGCACCTAGTAGAAGGGGTGACCAAAATCTCAAAGTTCAATTTCTCGACGAAGACGGAGCGGGAAGCTGAAAATTTTCGCCGCATGTTTTTGGCGATGGCCCAAGATATTCGAGTGATTGTGGTTAAGCTAGCGGACCGCCTCCACAATATGCGCACCTTGGAGCATTTACCTCTGGCCAAGCAGCGCCGCATTGCCCAAGAGACGAGAGATGTTTTTGCTCCCCTGGCGAATCGCCTAGGGATTTGGCGCTTTAAATGGGAACTCGAAGATCTGGCTTTCAAGTATCTAGAGTCTGAAGACTATCGAGAGATGCAGACGCTGATCGCAGAAAAGAGAGCGGATCGAGAGGCGCAGATTGAAGATGCGATCGCAACCCTCCAGAGCCGTTTCAGCTCCCTCAACCTCAGTCATTTAGAGATTACGGGTCGCCCCAAACATCTGTACAGCATCCATCAAAAAATGGAGCGGCAGCAAAAGGGTTTCCATCAAATTTTCGACGTCGCCGCCGTCCGAGTAATCGTCAGCACCCACGACGAATGCTATCGCGCCCTAGCCATCGTCCATGACTGCTTCCGACCGATTCCTGGACGCTTCAAAGACTATATTGGCCTCCCCAAGCCCAACCGCTATCAATCCCTCCATACTGTCGTCATTGGCCTAGGGGGACGCCCCGTAGAAGTACAAATCCGTACCCAAGAAATGCACCACATTGCCGAGCTGGGAATTGCCGCCCACTGGAAATACAAAGAATCCGGTAATTCTCGCGGCGGGCAATGGAACGCTGCCGATGAAAAATTCACCTGGCTGCGGCAGCTTTTAGAATGGCAGAGTGACCTCAAAGACGCCCAAGAATTCCTCGATAACGTCAAGGAAGATCTCTTCGACAGCGAAGTCTACATCTTCACTCCCAAGGGAGATCTAGTTGCACTGGGGCGTGGCGCGACCCCCGTTGACTTTGCCTATCGCATTCATACCGAAGTCGGCAATCACTGCTGCGGGGCGCGCGTTAATGGTCGGATGGTTACCCTCGATACCGCCCTCACCAACGGCGACATCGTCGAAGTCATGACCCAAAAAAGCGCCCATCCCAGCCTGGACTGGCTCAACTTTGCCACCTCTACCTCTGCCCGCAATCGCATTCGGCAATGGTACAAGCGATCGCACCGGGATGAGAACATCGACCGGGGTCGCAGCATGTTAGAGAAAGAGCTGGGCAAAAAAGGGTTTGACGCCCTACTTAAATCTGAACCGATGCAGGCGGTTGCCCAGCGCTGTAACTACTCGACCCCAGAAGATCTGCTAGCAGGGCTAGGGTATGGCGAGATCACGCTCAACCTAGTCGTCAATCGCATTCGAGAGACCAATCGAGACGAGCAGGCGAAAAACGGCCATGACCTGGCCACAGAAGCTAAAGATATCAACCTCGTCTCCAGCACTGCAGCCCAACGCCCCGAGAAAACCAGTGATTCTCCAATCCTGGGCGTCGAAGGCTTGGTCTATCACATCGCTGGCTGCTGCCATCCAATTCCTGGCGAGTCGATTATTGGTGTAATTACCTTGAGTAATCGGGGAATCTCGATTCACCGTCAGGGGTGTTCCAATGTCGAGAATATTCCCGGAGATCGCGTTATTCCCGTAAGTTGGAACACCCCAAAGCCACAGAGTAAACGCCAACCCACCTATCCCATCGAGCTGCAGATTGAGGTGATCGATCGCGTTGGCGTCCTCAAGGATATTTTGACTCGCCTAACGGACAACAAAGTCAACGTTCATAAAGCACAAGTTAAAACCTTTCCAGGACAAACCGCCTTGATTACACTGGGGCTAGATATTGAACACTGCAACCAGCTGGACCAAATCAGCGCCCGCATTCGACAAATGAGCGATATTCTGAAGCTGCGCCGCGTCAGTCAGCTTGAAGAGTGCCAGCGGCAAGAACCGCAAGAATAA
- a CDS encoding DNA-directed RNA polymerase subunit omega: MQKRNSIDTTHIMRRAEELIGGASNRYKITVQVATRAKKRRRREHLEDFEDSGLKTVMQTIVEMADELTQPEIIGE; the protein is encoded by the coding sequence ATGCAAAAGCGCAACAGTATTGATACGACCCACATCATGCGTCGGGCCGAAGAGCTAATCGGAGGCGCATCAAATCGGTACAAAATTACGGTTCAGGTTGCAACCCGTGCGAAGAAGCGGCGACGACGAGAGCATCTAGAAGATTTTGAAGATTCGGGTCTTAAAACTGTGATGCAGACCATTGTAGAGATGGCAGATGAACTGACGCAGCCTGAGATTATCGGCGAATAG